The sequence below is a genomic window from Agrobacterium tumefaciens.
ACAACCGCCGCCGCCGGCGAGCCATCGCAACACCTTGCGGTGTTGATTGTCGACCTTGATGATTTCAAACCGATCAATGATACATTGGGCCACGACTGCGGAGATGCAGTCCTAAAGGCCGTCGCATGCCGACTACGCGAGTGTACAAGGAGGAGCGACCTCCTTTTCAGAATTGGCGGCGACGAGTTCGTCCTGCTGGTGCCTGGCTTGAGCGTGAGGGAGACTGAGATCGTCTGCCGACGTGTTGGGTATGCATTCGACAAGCCCTTCAAGTGCGCGGAAATGGAAGTCAGCGTAGGGGCAACCATCGGCGCGAGCCTTTGGCCAAGAGACGGTGATGATTTGCGGGAGGTTTTACGGCGCGCTGATAACGCGCTTTACCGGCTCAAAAAAACTGGGAAAGGAGGCTGGGAATGGTACGTGCCCCTCTTGAACAACAACTCGGTGTAAGCAGACCCGGTGGCGCGATACAGAGGAATGAGACCCACCAGTGGACATCTAGAGAATAGGAACCCAAATCGGCGCTAGCACAGTGCAGATCGGAGAGAGACTAACCACCTCAGCCAGCGAGTTCAGACACAGCACTAATATTGGAGTCTACGAATGACCTGTCCCAACTGATTCCTAAAGCGGGGTATATCATGCACTCTTGGCTGGACAAGCTGACCGATATCAGCGCGCTGCAGGGCAGCGACAGCGTGCTTCAGCACGCCCTCGAAAATCTGACCAAGGACGCTGGCTTTGAGGGCTATGCGTACCTTCACCTGCAGCCTGGCCATATTCTCGCTGTCACGAATTATCATCCAGAGTGGCGGTCTATTTATTTTAAGCAAAAGTTCACCACGATCGACCCTGTCGTGAAACGCGCAAGGACTCTGAGACAGGCTTTCGTCTGGAGCGGTGATGAGGACAGCCCCCGCGTGACAAAGGCAGAAAGGTTGTTTTATGCGCGTGCCGCAGAGTTCGACATCCGCTCCGGCGTAACCATTCCAGTAAGGGCAGCCAACGGTTCTATGTCGATGTTCACGATGGCTTCTGCAAAGCCGACCCTTAACCTGGGCCGCGATATTGATGTCGTGGCAGCCGCAGCCGTTGTCGGACAACTTCATGCACGGATGTGCCTTCTTCCGCTCACACCCACTGTACAACACCCAGCTTGGCTCGATCCCAAAGAGGCGGCCTATCTAAAATGGATCGCCGTTGGAAAAACCATGGAAGAGGCGGCTAACTTGGAAGGAGTAAAATACAACTCAGTCAAGAGCAAGCTCCAAGAGACCAGGAAGCGCCTCGGGGTCCACACGATGTCTCACCTGGTCGCTTTGGCAATCCGCGCGCATCTTATTTGAGGACTGCGTGATGCTGGAATGCTTCTCTCTTTGCGGCTTTTCCATTTGAAAACGGATCGTTCGACAAGTGAGCCACGCCTAGATCGGCTAAAAGAATTTTGATACTTCATATATCACTTGACATTTTGATATATATTGATATTTGAATATTAAGCGCCACCTGCTTGGCGATATCAGTCCGAACTTCGCTAGTTGCCACACAACGATCCAAGCGAGCGAGCGCGCGTTCGTACTCACGTTGACTTGGCGATCGCTCTTCCGTTTCTCAAGAAGTCACTCCTCAGTGCCCCTAAAATCAAACTACATTCGTGAGCTTCTTCACTCTGCCAATAGAATTGAGCACCTTAGTCAGCAAGAAATCCGGCAGAGGCTAAATGTTGCGGCCATTCTGATCGGTCGCGCGCTCAACGACACTCAGATCCGCAACGTTCCTCTTGTATTAGAAGCGGAAAATTACCTCCGCGCTGTCAACGCATCTAAGCGAGAACTTCATTCGCAGGATGCGAAAGCTGCATTTTTGCATGCGGCCCATATTATTCATGTTCTGAAGAAGTCGGCGTTTTAGGGTGTGCGTCAAGGGCACCATGTTTCGTTGCAAATCGGAATACTGCGTGATATCGGAATTGTATGACTGAAGAGACCCGTCGTCGCCTTACAAGGGAAGAAACCAGAGAACAGACCCGCCAGCGTCTGATCGAATCTGCTCGTCGGCAGGTAGCTGCGCGCGGATTCAACGGTGCTTCTGTGCGCGATATTGCCGAAGGTGCCGGCTACTCGCAGGGCGCATTCTACTCCAACTTCGATAGCAAAGAGGCCTTGCTGTTGGAAGTCTTGAAGCTCTACAAGCTCGAGGAAGCAGGCCGCATTAACTCCATCATCGAGGCTGCAGGGGATGACCTAACTGCAGCCCTGGACGGTCTTGATGCTCGGGCCGAACGGTTAGCTGCAGGTACTGAACACGCTGTTGTTTCAGCGGAACTTCAACTACACGCGGTACGCAATTCTGAATTTGGTAGGGCATATTGGTTGCTCATGGAGGAGCAACGCGCACTTTACGCGGAGTTCGCTCGGCGACTTTTCGCCCTCAGCAATGTTCCTCCACCTGCCGCCCTAGAGGACCTCGCGGGGGGGCTGATGTCACTAGGGCGGGGTGCCATCCTCGACAGCGCTATCCATAAAGGTGCGGGCGTTAACCTCATGTCCAATATCTTGCGCGCGTTGTTGCATCAACCACGCTGACTGAGCAATCGCGTGCACGACACGGGATATGGGGTCATCCATTCAGCCCCTGGTCTGTCACAGAGCTGATCGTCTCGGGGGCAAGAGGCTCTTTCGAAACCGCTTCTATTAGCTTTGCGCGATCGCCGGAAAGCGGTTCGACCAACGGGTCGTACCGGAGTCGCGTAATCAACCTCGATCAGGGTTTTCGCGACATGAACAATATCCAACGAGTTCCGTCAAATTGAATGTCAGACTAAGCGCTGAGAGCAACTCCGCAACGTCGGGAACCCAGACCGTCTCGTGCGTGGCAAGTTGGTCATCGACATGCGACACCGCTGGAGAAACCTTGACTTTCATAATCCTGGCGGTGCTGATCGCGCCGGTATCATAAAGCACCGCGAGATCGACCAGTCCCTCCGCTAGCCCAGACGTTTGGCTCTCCGGACCCTTCAGGAAGTTTGACGCCGGCGCGGGCGCGTTCTCAAAATGTCATCGGGAAGGTCTGGAATGGCCGGAGACATTTGCCTGGATCAGGCCAAAATATACTATTGTATATCAAAATATCATATGCTATCTGAAATTCAATCGCTCTTATAATTTCACGCCAAATTCACAATATCGGGCTGGATTGCCAATGACGGTAAGGGTTTCCCGTTTAACAACAGTCATAACATAAGCGAGGTCATCGCCATGACGAAGCCAGACGCAACACTTTCAGGTCAATTCAAAGTCGGAGGAGAAATTGAGGTTAATAGGCTGGGTTTCGGAACGATGCGGCTCACGGGCCCTGGCATATGGGGAGAACCAGAAGACCGAGAAGAAGCTATCCGTGTTCTACGACGCTTGCCCGAGCTCGGCGTAAACTTCATTGATACGGCCGACAGCTACGGTCCTTTTGTTAGTGAGTATCTCATCGCTGAGGCGCTGGCCCCTTACCAGGGACTGACGATAGCGACGAAGGGAGGGCTCGTGCGTCCGGGGCTCACTGAAGGTACGTGGCCTCAAGTAGGCGATCCAAACTATCTTGGACAGGCCGTTCGGATGAGCCTGCGTCGCCTGAAAATCGATCGCATCGATCTGTGGCAACTGCACCGCATCGATCCGAAGGTACCGGCACTCGAGCAGTTTGAGGCGATCCGTTCCTTTATCGATCAGGGATTAATCCGCTTCGCCGGTCTCAGTCAGGTCACAGTCGAGGAAATCGAGGCGGCGCGAAAGATCTTTCCAGTCGCCACGGTGCAGAATCGCTATAACTTGGCGTACCGGGCCGACGAAGCCGTGCTTGAGTATTGCGAAGCAAACGGTATCGGCTTTATTCCATGGTTCCCATTGGCCGCTGGCACGCTAGCGCAGCCAGGCGGGATTGTTGACACTCTGGCCAAAGCAAAGGGTGCGACACCAGGACAAATCGCATTGGCTTGGACACTGAAGCGCAGTCCGGTGATGCTGCCAATTCCGGGAACAAGCCGAGTAGCTCACCTGGACGAGAATGTGGCCGCAGCAGCCGTCACCCTTTCAGACAGAGAATTTCAGCAACTGAACGAAGCCTCGCTGAGCGGGTCTGGCCAGCGATAAAGCCAGCTGTTGTTCGTCTGCCCAGGGCCGAGCGGGTTACTCTCATGGATCGTCCGCACTTGTCACGTGTGCGGGCACCTGAGCAAAACGGATCCACCGCAAAGGCTGTCCTGCCGATCGTTTAACTGGAGGTCACCTGTTTGAAACTGCTCGTCAATAATCAAACGTATGACGTGGATTCTGAACCCGATACCCCGCTGCTCTGGGTGATCCGGGACGAACTTGGTCTCATCGGAACGAAGTTTGGCTGTGGCCTCGCTCAATGCGGCGCGTGTTCGGTGCTAGTCGATGGACAGATCACGAGATCGTGCGTGACACCCCTCGACGGTGTCATCGACAAGAAAGTCACGACGATCGAAGCCATCCAGGAGGACGAGGTCGGCCGACGTGTCGTCGCCGCCTGGGTCGCGCATCAGGTCCCGCAATGCGGCTATTGTCAGTCCGGACAGGTGATGGCAGCGACTGCGCTTTTGAAAAAGACCGCTAACCCGAGCGACGACGATATTGCTGCGGCTATGATTAACCTCTGTCGCTGTGGGACTTACAACGCGATAAAGGCGGCCGTGAATGACGTAGCAGAGCGCACGGAGGCCACTCTATGAACGAGCATTTCCGCGAGTGGCCGACAAAGGGCGAGATGTCCTCAGGTGCTCCGATTAATCTTTCTCGTCGTGGTTTTATGTTGGCTTCCGCCGGTCTGACTGCCGGAGCGCTCGTTATTGGCTTCGGAATACCTGTCCAGTCGACGCGAGCGCAGGAAGCGGCTGGCAAGGTCGCGCCCGGTACGCGTGTTCCAGCATTTTTGGAAATTCGCCCGGACAATACCGCACGTCTGTTGAGCCCTTTCGTCGAGGGCGGTCAAGGCATATTCACCGGGATGGCGCAAATCGTTGGTGAGGAACTTGACCTCGACCCCGCGTCTTTCACGGTGGAAAATGCGCCTGCGGGCCCCGATTATCAAATCATTTTTGGCATGCGATTGACCGGAGGAAGTAATTCCACGCGTCTCAGTTACGATACAATGCGCCGTCTCGGTGCGTCGGCTCGACTGATGATTCTTCAGGCATCGGCCACGCGGCTCGATGTTCCCCTTGATGAACTGACAACCGAACCAGGACGCGTTGTCCATGCAGCGACAGGCCGGTCGTTTTCGTACGGCGACATCGCCCGGCATGCGTTTGACCTTCCGATCCCAGCCGCAGATCACGTGACATTGAAGGACCGCAGCCAGTTCCGATGGATTGGAAAGTCGATCCCGCGCCTGGATGTTTTTGACAAAACCGTCGGGCGCGCTGTTTATGCCATCGACTGTAGGGTTGAGGGCATGTTGCAAGCCGCTGTGCAGCACGCACCGCGACTTGGTATGTCGGCTGGTACAATTTTCAACGAGGATGCGGTCAAGGCAATGCGCGGCGTCCTGTCGGTTCATCGCCTGCCCGGCGCAGTCGCTGTTGTTGCAGAGCGCTGGTGGACTGCAAAGCGGGCCGCCGAAGCACTTCAGGTAGACTGGCAGGAAGCTGACGGAATTTCGGCCGTTGAAGGCGGGCGTATCATGCCGATCGACTTCTCAACCAAAGCATTTGCGGATCGACTCGTACACGAGCCTGGTGATGGCAGGGATGCCGAAACGGAAGGTGATCCAGCCGGCGTCCTCGCGTCTGCCAAGAAAATCGTCTCGGCAACTTATCAGAGTCAGTACCTCAACCACGCTCAGTTAGAGCCCCCGTCAACGCTTGCCCGCTTTAGCAGCGACGGCACCCT
It includes:
- the traR gene encoding autoinducer-binding transcriptional regulator TraR, whose product is MHSWLDKLTDISALQGSDSVLQHALENLTKDAGFEGYAYLHLQPGHILAVTNYHPEWRSIYFKQKFTTIDPVVKRARTLRQAFVWSGDEDSPRVTKAERLFYARAAEFDIRSGVTIPVRAANGSMSMFTMASAKPTLNLGRDIDVVAAAAVVGQLHARMCLLPLTPTVQHPAWLDPKEAAYLKWIAVGKTMEEAANLEGVKYNSVKSKLQETRKRLGVHTMSHLVALAIRAHLI
- a CDS encoding TetR/AcrR family transcriptional regulator is translated as MTEETRRRLTREETREQTRQRLIESARRQVAARGFNGASVRDIAEGAGYSQGAFYSNFDSKEALLLEVLKLYKLEEAGRINSIIEAAGDDLTAALDGLDARAERLAAGTEHAVVSAELQLHAVRNSEFGRAYWLLMEEQRALYAEFARRLFALSNVPPPAALEDLAGGLMSLGRGAILDSAIHKGAGVNLMSNILRALLHQPR
- a CDS encoding aldo/keto reductase; the encoded protein is MTKPDATLSGQFKVGGEIEVNRLGFGTMRLTGPGIWGEPEDREEAIRVLRRLPELGVNFIDTADSYGPFVSEYLIAEALAPYQGLTIATKGGLVRPGLTEGTWPQVGDPNYLGQAVRMSLRRLKIDRIDLWQLHRIDPKVPALEQFEAIRSFIDQGLIRFAGLSQVTVEEIEAARKIFPVATVQNRYNLAYRADEAVLEYCEANGIGFIPWFPLAAGTLAQPGGIVDTLAKAKGATPGQIALAWTLKRSPVMLPIPGTSRVAHLDENVAAAAVTLSDREFQQLNEASLSGSGQR
- a CDS encoding (2Fe-2S)-binding protein, whose protein sequence is MKLLVNNQTYDVDSEPDTPLLWVIRDELGLIGTKFGCGLAQCGACSVLVDGQITRSCVTPLDGVIDKKVTTIEAIQEDEVGRRVVAAWVAHQVPQCGYCQSGQVMAATALLKKTANPSDDDIAAAMINLCRCGTYNAIKAAVNDVAERTEATL
- a CDS encoding xanthine dehydrogenase family protein molybdopterin-binding subunit; this translates as MNEHFREWPTKGEMSSGAPINLSRRGFMLASAGLTAGALVIGFGIPVQSTRAQEAAGKVAPGTRVPAFLEIRPDNTARLLSPFVEGGQGIFTGMAQIVGEELDLDPASFTVENAPAGPDYQIIFGMRLTGGSNSTRLSYDTMRRLGASARLMILQASATRLDVPLDELTTEPGRVVHAATGRSFSYGDIARHAFDLPIPAADHVTLKDRSQFRWIGKSIPRLDVFDKTVGRAVYAIDCRVEGMLQAAVQHAPRLGMSAGTIFNEDAVKAMRGVLSVHRLPGAVAVVAERWWTAKRAAEALQVDWQEADGISAVEGGRIMPIDFSTKAFADRLVHEPGDGRDAETEGDPAGVLASAKKIVSATYQSQYLNHAQLEPPSTLARFSSDGTLDVWMPNQSPEVFQADIAKSTGLDLAKINIHSPLLGGFFGRHFLCVAANPYKQAIQLARETGRPIKLIWSREEEFLRDTLRPMAAVRFRAALDDSGMPMAVEAVSVSEGPTEGIRGHNPEKIDKTAVEGLTGKSYLIPNRRIAQIYVQNPAMVSYWRGVGHSMNDFFYECFLDEMADAGGKDPYDLRLQLLRNNARLTNLLEAVSDMSGGWKRGPFTAEDGSRRARGIGMASPFGSHTAAIAEVSIQSGEVVVHDLWQAIDPGSIINPGIIEAQINSAVALGLSQVLFEEAVYEKGRPVARNYDLYRVLSPDQMPRVHTKIIESGEKMGGIGEPGLPAVPPAVANAVSTLTGKRLRSMPLSHYRFET